CGGCCCTGCGGTCCGCGAACTGTATGTTCTTCAGGAGGTTGACACGGCGCCTCTCCGCGGTGACGTCGGAGCGGAAGAAGGCGAACATGTCTATGGCTCCCCACACGAAATCCATGGCGAGGATGGCGATGATGAGGGTACGGCGTTCGTCATAATGGACGATCCCGAGCTGTGCAGCCGTGACAAGGGTTAGGGCCATGACGATACCGTATGTGGCCTCCATGACCACCAAGTCTGGATCTAATGCACTCCATTTCCTTGCCATCGGTACCGCCAGGCCCGAAATCGGTTGTAGTTAATTCAAAGGTTTGGAACGATCTCTTCCCTCACCTTCCTGCCGACCACGAGTTTGAGTTGGGCGATGATCTCGGCGATCTCCAGATCTTCCTGGGATGCGATGCAGATCTTCTCCATCACGCTGAGGAATGCTAGCATCTCCTCGTCGGGAATGCCGCTGGTGATCTTGAGGAGCTCGCTGTAAATCCTCGCCAGGATTATATTGCCTATCTCGTGGC
This is a stretch of genomic DNA from Thermoplasmatales archaeon BRNA1. It encodes these proteins:
- a CDS encoding MarR family is translated as MRAPLTEKQLCHLLGVDKANTSRAVMAMLEAGIIKKGRKVSGRSYEFELTEKGHEIGNIILARIYSELLKITSGIPDEEMLAFLSVMEKICIASQEDLEIAEIIAQLKLVVGRKVREEIVPNL